A stretch of the Bradyrhizobium arachidis genome encodes the following:
- a CDS encoding acetyl-CoA C-acetyltransferase, whose amino-acid sequence MAEAYIVAAARTAGGRKGGRLAGWHPADLAAKVLDELVDRTKVDPALVEDVIMGCVMQVGEQSNNIARNAVMASKLPESVPGTSIDRQCGSSQQALHFAAQAVMSGAMDVVIAAGVESMTRVPMGLSSQLPAKNGFGNYKSPGIEQRYPNIVFSQFTGAEMMAEKYGLSKNELDEYSYNSHQRAIAATQAGHFRKEIVPLEIVRADGSKDTHHIDEGIRFDATLEGIKGVKLIAENGKLTAASASQICDGASGVMVVNERGLKQLGVKPIARIHHMTMTGGDPVIMLDAPLHATNKALEKAGMKIDDIDLFEVNEAFASVPTAWLKTTGADPNRLNVNGGAIALGHPLGGSGTKLMTTLVHALQQRGKRYGLQTMCEGGGMANVTIVERL is encoded by the coding sequence ATGGCCGAGGCTTACATCGTCGCCGCTGCGCGGACCGCGGGCGGGCGCAAGGGGGGCCGCCTCGCCGGCTGGCATCCGGCCGATCTCGCCGCAAAGGTGCTGGATGAGCTGGTCGATCGCACCAAGGTCGATCCGGCCCTGGTCGAAGACGTCATCATGGGCTGCGTGATGCAGGTCGGCGAGCAGTCGAACAACATCGCGCGCAACGCGGTGATGGCCTCAAAACTTCCCGAGAGCGTGCCGGGCACCTCGATCGACCGGCAGTGCGGCTCCTCGCAGCAGGCGCTGCACTTTGCGGCACAGGCCGTGATGTCCGGCGCGATGGACGTGGTGATCGCCGCCGGCGTGGAATCGATGACCCGCGTGCCGATGGGCCTGTCCTCGCAGCTTCCGGCCAAGAACGGTTTTGGCAATTACAAGAGCCCCGGCATTGAGCAGCGCTATCCGAACATCGTGTTCAGCCAGTTCACCGGCGCCGAGATGATGGCCGAGAAGTACGGCCTGTCCAAGAATGAGCTGGACGAATATTCCTACAACAGCCACCAGCGCGCGATTGCGGCGACGCAAGCCGGTCACTTCAGGAAGGAGATCGTGCCGCTCGAGATCGTCAGGGCCGACGGCTCCAAGGACACCCACCACATCGACGAAGGCATCCGCTTCGACGCCACACTCGAAGGTATCAAGGGCGTCAAGCTGATCGCCGAGAACGGCAAGCTCACCGCGGCGAGCGCCAGCCAGATCTGCGACGGCGCCTCCGGCGTCATGGTCGTCAACGAGCGCGGATTGAAGCAGCTCGGCGTAAAACCGATCGCGCGCATCCATCACATGACCATGACCGGCGGCGATCCCGTGATCATGCTCGACGCCCCGCTGCACGCCACCAACAAGGCGCTGGAGAAGGCCGGCATGAAGATCGACGACATCGACCTGTTCGAGGTCAACGAGGCCTTCGCTTCGGTGCCGACCGCGTGGCTCAAGACCACCGGCGCCGATCCTAACAGACTCAACGTCAATGGCGGCGCGATTGCGCTCGGCCATCCGCTCGGCGGCTCCGGCACCAAGCTGATGACCACGCTGGTCCACGCGCTCCAGCAGCGCGGCAAGCGCTACGGCCTGCAGACCATGTGCGAAGGCGGCGGCATGGCGAATGTGACGATCGTGGAGCGGCTGTAG
- a CDS encoding alpha/beta hydrolase, whose product MASLPAVPLPAGIRSRYVDGINGLRVHVLEAGFETRGRRCVLLLHGFPELAFSWRKVMPALAAAGYHIIAPDQRGYGRTTGWTADYDGDLAPFRLFNLVRDALGLVSVFGYKSVDVVGHDFGSPVATWCALMRPDVFASLVMMSAPFGGAPPLPFNTVDAPAKPQADDPVHRELAALPRPRKHYQWYYATRAADADMHRAPQGVHDFLRAYYHHKSADWADNKPYPLKSWSAGELAKLPTYYVMDAGETMAETVAKEMPSAAAIAANTWLPDSELAFYSAEYARTGFQGGLQWYRCGTTGVFNNELQLFSGRTIDVPSCFISGKQDWGTYQRPGVFEAMQRAACTNMLGCHLVDGAGHWVQQEQPAEVSRLLLDFLARAHASAA is encoded by the coding sequence ATGGCTTCCCTCCCCGCCGTCCCCCTGCCCGCCGGCATCCGCTCCCGATACGTCGATGGCATCAACGGCTTGCGCGTGCACGTGCTCGAAGCGGGCTTCGAGACGCGCGGGCGGCGTTGCGTGCTGCTGCTGCACGGTTTTCCGGAGCTTGCCTTCTCCTGGCGCAAGGTGATGCCGGCGCTGGCTGCGGCCGGCTATCACATCATCGCGCCGGACCAGCGCGGTTATGGCCGCACCACCGGATGGACGGCGGATTACGACGGCGACCTCGCGCCCTTCAGGCTGTTCAACCTGGTGCGCGATGCGCTCGGGCTGGTGTCGGTGTTCGGCTACAAGAGCGTCGATGTCGTCGGGCACGATTTTGGCAGCCCGGTCGCGACCTGGTGCGCGCTGATGCGGCCCGACGTATTCGCCTCGCTGGTGATGATGAGCGCGCCGTTCGGCGGCGCGCCGCCGCTGCCGTTCAACACGGTCGACGCACCGGCCAAGCCGCAAGCCGACGATCCCGTGCACCGCGAGCTCGCCGCACTGCCGAGGCCGCGCAAGCATTACCAATGGTACTATGCGACACGCGCGGCCGACGCCGACATGCATCGCGCGCCGCAGGGCGTGCACGATTTCCTGCGCGCCTACTATCATCACAAGAGCGCTGATTGGGCCGACAACAAGCCCTATCCGCTAAAATCCTGGTCGGCGGGTGAGCTGGCCAAGCTGCCGACCTATTATGTGATGGACGCCGGCGAGACCATGGCGGAGACGGTGGCGAAGGAGATGCCCTCGGCTGCCGCGATCGCCGCCAACACATGGCTGCCGGACAGCGAGCTTGCGTTCTACAGCGCCGAGTATGCGCGCACCGGATTCCAGGGCGGGCTGCAATGGTATCGCTGCGGCACCACAGGCGTCTTCAACAACGAACTGCAACTGTTTTCCGGCCGCACCATCGACGTGCCGTCCTGCTTCATCTCCGGCAAGCAGGATTGGGGCACGTATCAGCGCCCCGGCGTGTTCGAGGCGATGCAGAGAGCTGCGTGCACCAACATGCTCGGCTGCCATCTCGTCGATGGCGCCGGCCATTGGGTGCAACAGGAGCAGCCGGCCGAGGTGAGCCGGCTGTTGCTCGACTTCCTCGCGCGGGCGCACGCATCGGCGGCATGA
- a CDS encoding Zn-dependent alcohol dehydrogenase, whose product MKAAVLYEVNKPLVIEDVSLPKPGPREVLIRTSVAGLCHSDLHFMEGLYPHPLPAVLGHESAGVVEQVGSDVTYVKPGDHVVTCLSVFCGTCDNCTTGRTVLCTDTTVKMLPGASNRMQWSRSEKLHQFLNLSSFAEQMLVHENAIVKIKKEMPLDLAALIGCGVITGYGAVVNTAKVTAGESVAVIGCGGVGMAAINGAQIAGAGRIIAIDTNPAKLQLATKLGATDVVDPRNGDVIQQVRELTGGGVHHSFEVLGRKETAEQAFGMLAPGGTATIVGMIPFGQKIELHGFDFLRERKIQGSSMGSNHFRVDMPRLVDFYLRGRLHLEDWISAKLKLSEINEGFANMKAGKTLRSVIVFDS is encoded by the coding sequence ATGAAGGCCGCCGTCCTCTATGAAGTCAACAAGCCGCTGGTCATCGAGGATGTCAGCCTGCCAAAGCCCGGCCCGCGTGAGGTCTTGATCCGCACGTCCGTCGCCGGCCTCTGCCACTCCGACCTGCACTTCATGGAAGGCCTCTATCCACATCCGCTGCCCGCGGTGCTCGGCCATGAATCGGCCGGCGTGGTCGAGCAGGTCGGCTCCGACGTCACTTACGTGAAGCCGGGCGATCACGTCGTCACTTGCCTCTCGGTGTTCTGCGGCACCTGCGACAATTGCACGACCGGACGTACCGTGCTCTGCACCGACACGACGGTGAAGATGCTGCCCGGCGCTTCCAACCGTATGCAATGGTCGCGCTCGGAGAAGCTGCATCAATTCCTCAACCTCTCGTCCTTCGCTGAGCAGATGCTGGTTCACGAGAACGCCATCGTCAAAATCAAGAAGGAAATGCCGCTCGATCTCGCCGCTCTGATCGGCTGCGGCGTCATCACCGGCTATGGCGCCGTCGTCAACACCGCAAAAGTCACGGCCGGCGAGAGCGTGGCGGTGATCGGCTGCGGCGGCGTCGGCATGGCCGCGATCAACGGCGCGCAGATCGCCGGCGCCGGCCGCATCATCGCGATCGACACCAATCCCGCAAAACTGCAGCTCGCGACCAAGTTAGGGGCGACCGACGTCGTCGATCCCCGCAATGGCGACGTGATCCAGCAGGTGCGCGAGCTCACCGGCGGCGGCGTGCATCACTCCTTCGAGGTGCTCGGCCGGAAAGAGACGGCAGAGCAGGCCTTTGGCATGCTGGCGCCCGGCGGCACCGCCACCATCGTCGGCATGATCCCGTTCGGCCAGAAGATCGAGCTGCACGGTTTCGACTTCCTGCGCGAGCGCAAGATCCAGGGCTCGTCGATGGGCTCGAACCATTTTCGCGTCGACATGCCGCGCCTGGTCGACTTCTACCTGCGCGGCCGGCTGCATCTGGAGGACTGGATCTCGGCCAAGCTGAAACTGTCGGAGATCAACGAAGGCTTTGCCAACATGAAGGCTGGCAAGACGCTGCGCAGCGTGATCGTATTCGATAGCTAG
- a CDS encoding acyl-CoA synthetase, with amino-acid sequence MTHPSVYARTTPNKIAYQMASTGKAITYRELDELSNQGANLFRSLGLKAGDHIALLMENRLAFMEICWAAQRSGLYYTAISRYLKQDEIDYIVKDCGAKVVITTPKCADQIKGLITGAKGEPVFYMMDEPLPGFRSYDREAAAQPTMPIADEVAGYDMLYSSGTTGRPKGVKKEFEGKPIDEPNAFLKVLCADMCGMNSDSTYLSPAPLYHAAPLRFNMTAITLGGTSIIMEHFDAEEFLKLVEKYKVTQSQLVPTMFVRMLKLPDEVRNRYNVSTLKGAIHAAAPCPVDVKARMIEWWGPILIEYYAGSEGNGVTVCNSQQWLEHRGSVGRAVVGKIKILDENDEERPIGEIGTVYFADAPVFSYHNDPDKTKKAYNAKGWSTLGDVGYLDQDGFLFLTDRKSYMIISGGVNIYPQETEDVLITHPEVADVAVFGVPNEEMGEEVKAVVQPHDMKRAGKDLEADLIAYCKTRLSAIKCPRSIDFEAELPRTPTGKLVKRHLRDKYWPKTAVKI; translated from the coding sequence ATGACTCACCCCTCCGTCTACGCGCGCACCACACCGAACAAGATCGCCTATCAGATGGCATCGACCGGCAAGGCGATCACCTATCGCGAGCTCGACGAGCTCTCGAACCAGGGCGCGAACCTGTTCCGCTCGCTGGGCCTGAAGGCGGGGGATCACATCGCGCTGCTGATGGAGAACCGGCTCGCCTTCATGGAGATCTGCTGGGCCGCACAGCGGAGCGGGCTCTATTACACCGCGATCAGCCGCTATCTGAAGCAGGACGAGATTGACTACATCGTCAAAGACTGCGGCGCCAAGGTTGTGATCACGACGCCGAAATGCGCCGACCAGATCAAGGGGCTGATCACGGGCGCAAAGGGCGAACCCGTTTTCTACATGATGGACGAGCCGCTGCCCGGCTTCCGCTCCTACGACAGGGAGGCGGCCGCGCAGCCGACGATGCCGATCGCGGACGAGGTCGCGGGCTACGACATGCTGTATTCGTCGGGCACGACCGGCCGTCCCAAGGGCGTCAAGAAGGAGTTTGAAGGCAAGCCGATCGACGAGCCGAACGCGTTCCTGAAGGTGCTGTGCGCCGACATGTGCGGCATGAATTCGGACAGCACCTATCTCTCGCCGGCGCCGCTCTATCACGCAGCTCCCCTGCGCTTCAACATGACGGCGATCACGCTCGGCGGCACCTCCATCATCATGGAGCATTTTGACGCCGAGGAATTTCTGAAGCTGGTCGAGAAATACAAGGTGACGCAATCGCAGCTCGTGCCGACCATGTTCGTACGCATGCTGAAGCTGCCCGACGAGGTCCGCAACCGTTACAACGTCTCCACGCTGAAGGGCGCAATCCACGCCGCCGCGCCCTGCCCGGTCGACGTCAAGGCCAGGATGATCGAGTGGTGGGGACCGATCCTGATCGAGTATTATGCGGGCTCCGAAGGCAACGGCGTCACCGTCTGCAACTCGCAGCAGTGGCTGGAGCATCGCGGCAGCGTCGGCCGCGCCGTGGTCGGCAAGATCAAGATCCTGGACGAGAACGACGAGGAGCGCCCCATTGGCGAGATCGGCACGGTCTATTTCGCCGACGCGCCGGTCTTCTCCTATCACAATGATCCCGACAAGACGAAGAAGGCCTACAACGCCAAGGGCTGGTCGACGCTCGGCGACGTCGGCTATCTCGACCAGGACGGCTTCCTGTTCCTGACCGACCGCAAGTCCTACATGATCATCTCCGGCGGTGTGAACATCTACCCGCAGGAGACCGAGGACGTGCTGATCACGCATCCAGAGGTCGCCGACGTCGCCGTGTTCGGCGTACCGAACGAGGAGATGGGCGAAGAGGTGAAGGCGGTGGTGCAGCCGCACGACATGAAGCGCGCCGGCAAGGACCTCGAGGCCGATCTGATCGCCTACTGCAAGACGCGCCTCTCCGCGATCAAGTGCCCGCGCTCGATCGATTTCGAAGCCGAGCTGCCGCGCACGCCCACCGGCAAGCTGGTGAAGCGGCACCTGCGCGACAAATACTGGCCGAAGACGGCGGTGAAGATTTAG
- a CDS encoding nuclear transport factor 2 family protein, with translation MNKDLEELTALNRDYVASVQNCDVKRFDEILAPEFYCSNPDKTLVDRAAFLEQTARPIAIRNLHAHDVVIRILGDFAIIHAATSYTTADGQQATGRYTDCWAKQDGKWLAVSAHVSR, from the coding sequence ATGAACAAGGACCTCGAAGAGCTCACCGCGCTCAATCGCGACTACGTCGCCTCCGTGCAGAACTGCGACGTCAAGCGCTTCGACGAGATCCTCGCACCGGAGTTTTATTGCTCCAATCCCGACAAGACACTGGTCGATCGCGCTGCGTTCCTCGAGCAGACGGCGCGGCCGATCGCGATCCGCAATCTGCATGCGCATGACGTGGTGATCCGCATCCTCGGTGACTTCGCCATCATCCACGCCGCGACCAGCTACACCACGGCCGATGGCCAGCAGGCGACCGGCCGCTATACGGATTGCTGGGCGAAGCAGGACGGAAAATGGCTCGCGGTATCAGCGCATGTGTCGCGGTAA
- a CDS encoding acyl-CoA dehydrogenase family protein — protein MHKPNGSHQTGALANQPGLLAPDTTGMNFYRADPALTDLLRIHLPDQLFCHIEPHLDRLGELAGGHLDECARLADRHTPVLHQRDKFGRDVQWIEYHPAYRELEKAAFGEFGIHALSIRKGIMGWPDKYPVVAKHAFTFLFNQTEFGMGCPINVTDGCAKLLANFGSEALKAKYLDGLTSTDMSKLTQGGQFMTEKEGGSDVGTLTSTAVQEGVHWRLYGEKWFCSNADAKVVMLLARPEGAGPGTRGVGLFLMPRFLDDGSQNHYRIVRLKDKLGTRSMASGEIKLEGAIAYAVGKLDRGFVQMAEMVNSSRLSNGVKSTALMRRAYHDAMTVAKNRVVFGSRILDLPLGRRQMMKIMLPVEQALSMSFLTADALDRAEAGSQDAAALLRILTPTLKFRATRDARKVCGDALEMRGGIGYIEEFATARLLRDAHLGSVWEGTGNIVAIDALRRAVGRHGAESALAADLHARLDDSPTVPQAWRDRLRDLTDRAVGFAREVASRADNEADARRATSVLYHVASAVALAWEADRIYAMRGDARRLLLSRLVIDHRVSVGDPFRLTENAAQQTIASLLLGERDAKMAEVGELALAA, from the coding sequence ATGCACAAGCCCAACGGATCGCATCAGACGGGTGCGCTCGCCAATCAGCCGGGCCTGCTTGCACCCGACACCACGGGAATGAACTTTTACCGAGCCGATCCTGCGTTGACGGACCTGTTGCGCATCCATCTGCCCGATCAACTCTTCTGTCACATCGAGCCGCATCTGGATCGGCTCGGCGAGCTTGCCGGCGGCCATCTCGACGAGTGCGCGCGGCTCGCCGACCGGCACACGCCAGTGCTGCATCAGCGCGACAAGTTCGGCCGCGACGTGCAGTGGATCGAATATCATCCGGCCTATCGCGAGCTGGAGAAGGCTGCGTTCGGCGAGTTCGGCATTCACGCGCTGTCGATCCGCAAGGGCATCATGGGCTGGCCGGACAAATACCCGGTCGTCGCAAAACACGCCTTCACCTTCCTGTTCAACCAGACCGAATTCGGCATGGGCTGCCCGATCAACGTCACCGACGGCTGCGCAAAGCTGTTGGCGAATTTCGGCAGCGAGGCGCTGAAGGCAAAGTATCTCGACGGCCTGACGTCGACCGACATGAGCAAGCTGACCCAGGGCGGCCAGTTCATGACCGAGAAGGAAGGCGGCTCCGACGTCGGCACGCTCACCTCCACGGCAGTGCAGGAGGGCGTCCATTGGCGGCTCTATGGTGAAAAATGGTTCTGCTCGAACGCCGACGCAAAAGTCGTGATGCTGCTCGCGCGCCCCGAAGGCGCCGGCCCCGGCACGCGCGGTGTCGGCCTGTTCCTGATGCCGCGCTTCCTCGACGACGGCTCGCAAAACCACTACCGAATCGTGCGTCTCAAGGACAAGCTCGGCACCCGCTCAATGGCCTCGGGCGAGATCAAGCTGGAAGGCGCGATCGCCTACGCCGTCGGCAAGCTCGATCGCGGGTTTGTGCAAATGGCCGAGATGGTGAACTCCTCGCGGCTGTCCAACGGCGTCAAGTCCACCGCCTTGATGCGCCGCGCCTATCATGATGCGATGACGGTTGCGAAGAACCGCGTCGTGTTCGGCAGTCGCATCCTCGATCTGCCGCTCGGGCGGCGGCAGATGATGAAGATCATGCTGCCGGTCGAGCAGGCGCTGTCGATGAGCTTTCTCACCGCCGACGCGCTCGACCGCGCCGAGGCCGGCAGCCAGGATGCAGCCGCACTGCTGCGCATCCTGACCCCGACGCTGAAGTTCCGCGCCACGCGCGACGCGCGCAAGGTCTGCGGCGATGCGCTCGAGATGCGCGGCGGCATCGGCTACATCGAGGAATTCGCCACCGCGCGTCTGCTGCGCGACGCCCATCTCGGCTCGGTCTGGGAGGGCACCGGCAACATCGTCGCGATCGATGCACTGAGGCGCGCGGTCGGCCGCCACGGCGCGGAATCCGCGCTCGCCGCCGACCTGCATGCGAGGCTCGACGACAGCCCCACCGTGCCGCAGGCGTGGCGTGACCGCCTGCGCGATCTCACCGATCGTGCGGTCGGCTTCGCGCGCGAGGTCGCGAGCCGCGCCGACAACGAAGCCGATGCGCGGCGCGCCACCAGCGTGCTCTATCATGTCGCAAGCGCCGTCGCGCTCGCCTGGGAAGCCGATCGCATCTATGCGATGCGCGGCGATGCGCGCAGGCTGTTGCTGTCGCGTCTGGTGATCGACCACCGGGTGTCCGTCGGCGATCCGTTCCGGCTCACGGAAAATGCCGCGCAGCAGACCATCGCATCCCTGCTGCTCGGCGAGCGCGATGCCAAAATGGCCGAGGTTGGCGAATTGGCTCTGGCAGCGTAG
- the mbfA gene encoding iron exporter MbfA: protein MKNFADLTEREVLAVAIASEEEDSRIYMTFAEDLRERYPDSARIFEEMAEEERGHRHRLLQLYEQRFGPHLPPIRRDDVKGFLKRRPIWLTKNLPLDTIRKEVETMELEAERFYARAADQAEDVGVRRLLGDLAEEEKHHENLAVKLTGEILKPDVRAEEDRTRRRMFVLQYVQPGLAGLMDGSVSTLAPLFAAAFATHQNWQTFLVGLAASIGAGISMGFAEALSDDGSLTGRGSPWLRGITCGLMTTLGGLGHTMPYLVPDTWANAFWIATAIACIVVFFELWAIAYIRARYMDTPFLQAVFQIVLGGAIVLAVGILIGAA, encoded by the coding sequence GTGAAGAACTTTGCCGATCTGACCGAGCGCGAGGTGCTGGCGGTGGCGATTGCCTCCGAGGAGGAGGACAGCCGCATCTACATGACCTTCGCGGAGGATCTCAGGGAGCGCTATCCGGACTCGGCAAGAATCTTCGAGGAGATGGCCGAGGAGGAGCGCGGCCACCGGCATCGCCTGCTGCAACTCTACGAGCAGCGCTTCGGCCCGCATCTGCCGCCGATCCGACGCGACGACGTCAAGGGTTTCCTGAAACGCCGCCCGATCTGGCTGACCAAGAACCTGCCGCTCGACACCATCCGCAAGGAGGTCGAGACGATGGAGCTGGAGGCTGAGCGCTTCTACGCGCGCGCCGCCGATCAAGCCGAGGACGTCGGCGTGCGCCGGCTGCTCGGCGATCTCGCGGAGGAAGAGAAGCATCACGAGAATCTCGCCGTGAAACTCACCGGCGAAATCCTCAAGCCCGATGTACGCGCCGAGGAAGATCGCACGCGGCGGCGCATGTTCGTGCTGCAGTACGTGCAGCCCGGTCTCGCCGGCCTCATGGACGGATCGGTTTCGACGCTGGCGCCGCTGTTCGCAGCCGCCTTTGCCACGCATCAGAACTGGCAGACGTTTCTGGTTGGCCTCGCAGCCTCGATCGGTGCCGGCATCAGCATGGGCTTTGCGGAAGCGCTGTCCGACGACGGCTCGCTCACCGGCCGCGGCTCACCCTGGCTGCGCGGCATCACCTGCGGCCTGATGACGACGCTCGGCGGGCTCGGCCATACCATGCCATACCTGGTGCCCGACACCTGGGCCAACGCATTCTGGATCGCGACCGCCATTGCCTGCATCGTCGTGTTCTTCGAGCTCTGGGCGATCGCCTATATCCGCGCGCGCTACATGGACACGCCGTTCCTGCAGGCCGTGTTCCAGATCGTGCTGGGCGGGGCCATCGTTCTCGCGGTGGGCATATTGATCGGGGCGGCGTAG
- a CDS encoding amidase, whose amino-acid sequence MAKSKWSFASAVELSAALNAKKVSSVELTEDAIGRIERHDGKINAVCVRDFDRALAAAREADAAIGRGERKPLLGLPIAIKESFNIAGLPTTWGYPPQKNFKPAEDALPVTRIKDAGGVILGKTNVPVGLADWQSYNDIYGTTNNPFDLGRTPGGSSGGSSASLAAGYCALATGSDIGGSLRTPAFHCGVFAHKPTLNLCAARGETPPPFPALPRVDDLAVIGPMARTAADLTLLLDVMAGPDPFEGGVAYRLELPATRHQALRDFRVLVIDSHPLLPTDEDVRGSIEKLAAGLTRVGVTVARESPLLPDFAVTSRLYSRMLLGFLGAFFLPDVYAGAQAGVSQLSADDRSLGAERLRGITASHRAWILDAGARIGLRAQWRALFGSFDAVICPIMPTPAYPHDHSPEQDDRRINIDGKDYPYSDQLAWPGIATLPGLPATAVPLGLSKQGLPLGVQIVGPFLEDRTPLKLAELIEQEFGGFVPPPMFDD is encoded by the coding sequence GTGGCCAAATCGAAATGGAGTTTTGCGAGCGCAGTCGAACTGTCGGCCGCGCTGAACGCCAAAAAGGTTTCCTCGGTCGAGCTGACCGAGGACGCCATCGGCCGTATCGAGCGCCACGACGGCAAGATCAATGCGGTCTGCGTGCGCGATTTCGACCGGGCGCTCGCAGCCGCGCGCGAGGCCGATGCCGCGATCGGACGCGGCGAGCGGAAGCCGCTGCTCGGCCTTCCCATAGCAATCAAGGAATCCTTCAACATCGCGGGCCTGCCGACGACCTGGGGCTACCCGCCGCAGAAAAATTTCAAGCCGGCGGAAGACGCGCTTCCCGTGACGCGGATCAAGGACGCCGGCGGCGTGATTCTCGGCAAGACCAACGTGCCGGTGGGACTTGCCGACTGGCAGAGCTACAACGACATCTACGGCACGACCAACAATCCTTTCGATCTCGGCCGCACGCCGGGCGGTTCATCCGGCGGATCGTCGGCTTCGCTTGCGGCCGGCTATTGCGCGCTCGCGACGGGCTCGGACATCGGCGGCTCGCTGCGCACGCCGGCCTTTCATTGTGGCGTCTTCGCGCACAAGCCGACCCTCAATCTCTGCGCTGCGCGCGGCGAGACCCCGCCGCCATTTCCAGCGCTCCCCCGCGTCGACGACCTCGCCGTCATCGGGCCGATGGCGCGCACCGCCGCGGATCTCACCTTGCTGCTCGACGTGATGGCCGGGCCCGACCCGTTCGAAGGCGGAGTCGCCTACCGCCTTGAACTGCCAGCCACGCGCCATCAAGCGCTGAGGGATTTCAGGGTACTCGTCATCGACAGCCACCCGCTGCTGCCGACCGACGAGGACGTCCGCGGCAGCATCGAGAAGCTCGCGGCCGGCCTCACCCGCGTCGGCGTCACGGTTGCACGCGAAAGCCCGCTATTGCCGGACTTTGCGGTCACCTCGCGTCTCTATTCGCGCATGCTGCTCGGCTTCCTCGGCGCATTCTTCCTGCCCGACGTCTATGCCGGCGCGCAGGCAGGCGTGAGCCAGCTTTCAGCCGACGACAGGAGCCTTGGCGCCGAGCGCCTGCGCGGCATCACCGCGAGCCACCGCGCCTGGATCCTCGATGCCGGCGCCCGCATCGGCCTGCGCGCGCAGTGGCGCGCGTTGTTTGGGAGTTTCGATGCGGTGATCTGTCCGATCATGCCGACACCGGCCTATCCGCACGATCACAGCCCGGAACAGGACGATCGGCGCATCAATATCGACGGCAAGGACTATCCTTACTCCGACCAGCTCGCCTGGCCCGGCATCGCGACGCTGCCTGGCCTGCCGGCAACGGCCGTGCCGCTCGGGCTGTCGAAGCAGGGCCTGCCGCTTGGCGTGCAGATCGTCGGCCCGTTCCTGGAAGACCGTACGCCGCTGAAGCTCGCGGAGTTGATCGAGCAAGAGTTCGGCGGGTTCGTGCCGCCGCCAATGTTCGATGACTAG
- a CDS encoding IS110 family transposase: MVKHITICAGIDTGKRKLDVAIEGRREPLQVENTSEGHEALSAWLRQHRVKRIGIEASGGYEQPVVAELRRKRFVVVVFQPAQVRAYAKFHLQRAKNDKIDAALIAACTAAVRKIHAAPDPRLLPFAEQLTMIDQIGEDIARLKNRIESCRNVRINQLWHEDIARLEQREKAALKALVASICKHPDLARRLALINSVAGIGLPTAVAILVRLPEIGRITREQAVALAGLAPYDDDSGDQVGVRHIEGGRKRLRRALYTASLAASFRWNPQLIQLYRRLTAAGKEHKRALVACARKMLIFANTVVARGTPWCGEPPAGSFSVS, encoded by the coding sequence ATGGTCAAGCATATCACGATCTGTGCCGGTATCGATACCGGCAAACGGAAGCTTGATGTGGCGATCGAAGGCCGCCGCGAGCCGCTGCAGGTGGAGAACACGTCGGAAGGTCACGAGGCTTTGTCGGCGTGGCTGCGACAGCATCGCGTCAAACGCATTGGCATCGAGGCGAGCGGCGGTTACGAACAGCCGGTCGTCGCCGAACTGCGGCGCAAGCGGTTTGTGGTTGTGGTGTTCCAGCCGGCCCAGGTCCGGGCTTATGCCAAATTCCACTTGCAGCGGGCCAAGAACGATAAGATCGATGCCGCTCTTATCGCAGCCTGCACCGCAGCGGTGCGGAAGATCCATGCCGCTCCCGATCCTCGGTTGCTGCCGTTCGCCGAGCAACTGACCATGATCGATCAGATCGGCGAGGATATCGCGCGCCTCAAGAACAGGATCGAGAGCTGCCGCAATGTGAGGATTAACCAGCTCTGGCACGAGGATATCGCTCGCCTGGAGCAACGTGAGAAGGCCGCACTCAAGGCTCTGGTCGCCTCGATCTGCAAGCATCCCGACCTTGCCAGGAGGCTCGCGCTGATCAACAGCGTCGCCGGCATCGGGCTGCCGACCGCCGTTGCCATCCTGGTGCGTCTGCCTGAGATCGGCCGGATCACGCGGGAGCAAGCTGTCGCTCTCGCCGGCCTTGCGCCCTATGACGACGACAGCGGCGACCAGGTCGGTGTTCGGCATATCGAGGGCGGACGAAAGCGGCTGCGTCGCGCTCTTTATACCGCTTCACTGGCTGCATCGTTTCGATGGAATCCGCAGCTCATCCAGCTCTACCGGAGGCTGACCGCAGCCGGAAAGGAACACAAGCGCGCGCTCGTTGCCTGCGCCAGGAAGATGCTCATCTTCGCCAACACGGTGGTAGCTCGCGGCACGCCATGGTGCGGCGAACCGCCGGCGGGATCATTCTCTGTTTCTTAG